Within Halarsenatibacter silvermanii, the genomic segment GCAAAGTCCCACCCACACGGTCAAATACCTCTCAAAAAAGCCGAGCTCGTGTTCTTCCTGCATGAATATCAGCTCATGTTAAATGATATTATGAATAGCAAGAACTAACAAAATCCTATCTCGATGCATATCTCAATATTTGCATCTACTCATATAATATTACAGCTGCCAGCCGCTGTCAAACGCATCTTTTCTTTTGTTTTTCGCCTGTCTGTTATTTGCCCATTTTTCAGTTTGACAACTATATTCTAATATCGTAATATAATAACTGCAGGACTAAATTTAGCGTTGCTGAGATCAAAATAGAGGAGGGTGAGAACAATCGGAGATAAAAAACTTTATGAAGCCAGATCGGAGGTAGCCAAAGCTCTCTCTCATCCCACCAGGTTGAAAATCGTGGATCTGCTGGCGGAGGAAAAAAAGCTCTGCGTTCAGGATTTTACCGACCGTCTGGAAACAAGTCAGTCGACCACTTCCAAACATCTTAAAATTTTGCTGCAGGCCGGCGTGGTCGGGCGGGAAAAAAGCGGATTGAAAAACTACTATTCGCTGGAAGTTCCCTGCATAGCTGGATTTTTCGACTGTCTTGACCAGATATTGCGGGGAAAATATCTCGATAAGCAGGATGAGCTCAATCTGGGCTGAAAAAAATTTCCTTGTGAACGAAGCTTTATATCTTACAGTACAACTAAATGAGTTTTTTTTACACGCCTATTAACCAACTGCAGACAGGAAGATCCAGTAAAAAATAAAAGGGGGAGATATCAATGAAAGTGGAAGTTTTAGGACCCGGCTGCCAGAACTGCAAAACTCTGGCTGAAAGAGTAAAAAGAGTGGCTGAAGATCAGGGGCTGGAGAAGTTCCCTCTGAAGATAAAATAAAAAAGATACTGCAGGGATAATCAGGCCGGTGAGAGAACGCTTGCAAATTTTTTCAAGCTCTTTTAACTTCCGCCCTGATATAATCACACCCTCCGGGTGAGAGTACGCCGGTGAAATAAAACCGCTCCTCCTACAATGATCAGCATAAATCCAGTCAGAACTGCTCCCGATATTAAAGGAGAAAGATAATTATTTCCGGCATAGGCCGCTCTTAAAAGCTCTACAGCATAGGTGACAGGAGAAATATAGCTCAAAACTCTCCCCCAGAAGGGCAGTTCTGCCAGCGGCACAAAAATTCCGCTGATGAAAATAACTGGCAGTCTGATGGAATTGGCCAGCATCATGACATTGGAAGGTTTATCGGTGGGCAGGGCGGCAAAAGCGCTCCCCAGACCGGCAAAAAGCAAAGACGCTATTATGGAAGTTAATATCAGCAGGGGAATGCTGGCCACTTTAACCCCCAGAAAGATATAGGAAAATAGTACAATTATTATCGCCAGGAATAAAGAAAAGAAAAATCCCGCTAAAATATCGCCGATCACCATAATCCATCTCGGCATCGGCAGGGCCAGCAG encodes:
- a CDS encoding ArsR/SmtB family transcription factor, whose protein sequence is MRTIGDKKLYEARSEVAKALSHPTRLKIVDLLAEEKKLCVQDFTDRLETSQSTTSKHLKILLQAGVVGREKSGLKNYYSLEVPCIAGFFDCLDQILRGKYLDKQDELNLG
- a CDS encoding thioredoxin family protein encodes the protein MKVEVLGPGCQNCKTLAERVKRVAEDQGLEKFPLKIK
- a CDS encoding ABC transporter permease; translation: MRISRFKLWLQQLAAISQKNIKIYYSESPVLIFGVLFPFCLFFAFALGRDLGFLELLPGLLGITFFFAGSAVGPFITPWETRTGTLERLLALPMPRWIMVIGDILAGFFFSLFLAIIIVLFSYIFLGVKVASIPLLILTSIIASLLFAGLGSAFAALPTDKPSNVMMLANSIRLPVIFISGIFVPLAELPFWGRVLSYISPVTYAVELLRAAYAGNNYLSPLISGAVLTGFMLIIVGGAVLFHRRTLTRRV